From the Gemmatimonadota bacterium genome, the window ATTCGGAATGTGTGGCACCCTGCGTACCCCTGGACCTGCTGCATGGTCCGGGTACGATTACAGAGGACATGCTTAATTACATCTCGTATACCGGAATCGCAAGGGGATATACGACCCAGAGGGTCCTGCAGTACAACCTGACCGGCGACCTGTACGACTTGCCGGCGGGGCCCCTCGCAGTGGCCGTAGGGGCATCGTCCCGGTGGGAAGCGGGTGGCTCCATTCCTGATCCCATTACCGCCACAGGCAATACCACGGGTAACAAGGAAGAAGCGACCGAGGGCGACTACTCGGTCCGCGCGGTCTACGCCGAAACCAGCATTCCCGTTTATCAGAATGATATGGGCGGCCTGAACATTTCCGCCGCCGGCCGGCTGTTCAATTACGACACCTTCGGGTCGGACTTCACATACGAAGCGGGCGCCCGGCTCGAGCTGCCTCGAGGCCTGGCCTTCCGTTCCACGTACTCGAAGGCATTCCGCGCGCCAAGCATCGCCGAGATGTTTCTGGGCCAGAGCGACAGCTTCCCGCTGGTCAGCGATCCCTGCAGCGTCGTGGACGAAGCCGGCAATCCACGCAACCTGACCTCGCAGCAGATGCGCAACTGCGCTTCAGCGGGCGTACCGTCTGATTACGAAGACACCCGTGCACAACTCAGGGCCAGGGTCGGCGGTTCTACGGATCTCGATCCCGAGCGAGCCAACACAATGACGGCCGGTCTGGTGTACCAGCCCGAGTTCCTGGATAACCTCGACATTGCGGTCAGTTACTACACCACCAAGATCGAGGATGAAATCGGCGCGCTCGGTGCGGGCCTGATCCTGAGCAACTGCTACTCTCAGGACAGCCCTTCGGACTGCGACAAAGTCCAGCGTGACCAGAACGGCGTGATCAGAAACATCTTCTCGACCGCCACTAACATCGGCGAGACGGAAACAAACGGGTTGGACATCGAACTGAACTACATCGACGACACGCCCCTCGGTCTGCTATCGGCGCGGCTCGAGTCTAATTACCTCTTCGCCTACGACGTAATGCTGCCTGTAGCGGGTGGTTTCGAACTGGTACAGGGCAGGGGTTATTACGACCTGGGCGTATTCCCGAACTGGCAGCACAATGCCAATGTCGGGCTGAAGTGGGGCCGGGCATCGGCAGGTGTGAACTGGCAGTACATCGGTAGTTTCCAGGAGTGCGAGGACGACGACTGCAAGGGCCTGTACCGTGACGATGTGGGTACGGCCCCTCCGGTCCGGGACGTGGACGCGAACCACAGGTTCGGTATACAGGGATCCTACCGGTTCTTCACCGGCGCCGGTGGCACCGTGCTGACGGTCGGGGTGAACAACGTGTTTGACACACCGCCCTCGGTGATCTACAATGGATTCCTTGGCACGTCGGACGCTTCGACGTACGACTACCTGGGAAGGTACTTGTACGTCAGGCTGTCCCACTTCCTGTAGGCTGACTGAACGGTAAACAGACGGGTCCCGGTATTGATCTACGGACGAACATGGCTGTTGGCACTGTTGGCGGCGTGTTTATTCGTGGCGCCCACCAGTACCGGGATCCTCGCCCAGGACGCGGACGACCCGGACTCCCTTCAGATCGAATACGTCTTCGAAGAATTGACGGTGACCGGTTCCCGAATCCGGGGCGAGGCGGAAGGTTCGACGGCCCCGGTGGTCATCCTCGCCCGCGAGGAGATCCGGGCCCGGGGGCTCGCCTCCGTGGGGGACGTCCTCCAGTCGCTCACGGTCCAATCAAACGCCACCAACACCCAGGCGAATTACAGCGGTGACGGGGCCACCCGCATCAGCCTCCGCGGACTCGGCGCCCAAAGGACGCTGGTCCTGGTCAATGGCCGCAGGTTCGTGCCCGGCGGCCTCGGCGCGGACGGCGCGGTCGATCTGAATTCCCTCCCATCCACTGTCATTGAACGGATCGAAGTGCTTAAGGACGGTGCCTCCGCGGTCTACGGCTCCGACGCCGTTGGCGGAGTCGTCAACGTCATCACACGATCGGACCTGGACGGCGTGGAATTCGAGGCCTACCAGGGCGTATCGGGTGCTGGAGACGGCGCGGCCATAGACCTGGCTTTTTCCGCGGGCATCGGAAGAGACCGGGGAAACATCCTGTTTTCCGCGGGGTACCACGACCAACGGCCGGTCTGGACCTACGAGCGTAGTTTCAGCGAAGCCGACAAAAGCTACAACTGGACGAAAAACGACGGATCCTTCACGACGAGCGGCAGTTCGGCGACGCCGGAAGGCCATATCATCGACCGTTCGGGCGCGGCGGGGAACGACGCGTGGAAGGCGGTCAACACGGCGGCTGGTGACGAAGCCGGCGACTACTTCCTCGATCCGTCCATGGGCTGGCGGCCCTTCAATTACGCGGGGAACTCACTGGACGGCACCGGCGACCTCTACAACTACCAGCCCGAAAACTACATCTTTACGCCACAAAAACGGTACACCACGTTCCTCGGCGGCACGCACCGGTTAAGCGACCGGCTGCGGCCGTTCTTCGAGGTGGTGTATACCAACCGGCAGTCCGAACAGAAGCTTGCGCCGACCCCGCTCTTCACCATCGAAGAAGGCACGCCGGTCTCGGCGGGCAACCGGTACAATGCGTTCGGGCGGGACTTCGTGGACGTGCGGCGCCGCTTCGTGGAAGCCGGCAACCGGATCTTCAACCAGGACCTCAGCACCTTCCGCATCGTACTGGGCGTCAAGAGCCGCCTCGCAAGCTTCGACTCGGACGTCTTCTATGCCTTCGGGCGCACCTCCGGAACCACGGTCAACCGGGGCCGGTTCATCCGGAGCAATCTCACGAGGGCGCTGGGGCCGGACGAGGAATGCACGGGGAACTGCGTCCCCCTCGATATATTGCACGGCGCCGGGACCATCACGCCGGAGATGCTGGCCTATATCCAGTACACCGGCGTTGCCCGGGGCTACACGCAGCAGAAGATCCTGCAGTGGAACCTGACGGGCGACCTGGCGGAACTCACGCACGGTCCGCTGTCCGTGGCCGCGGGCGTGTCCTCGCGCTGGGAGTCCGGCGCCTATACGCCCGATCCCGTTACGGCTTCGGGCAACACCACAGGGTTTCGAACCGAAGCGACCGAGGGGGACTTCTCGGTCCGCGCCCTGTACGGTGAGTCCCGGCTGCCGG encodes:
- a CDS encoding TonB-dependent receptor, with the translated sequence MRHRKYLSWLAIGLFALVSTDAMAQQEEELEGVDFVAEEVTVTGSRIRGEAAESTAPVVILAKTEIQEKGLASIGDVLQTLTVQSNAINTQANNGGDGSTRISLRGLGAGRTLVLVNGRRFVPGGTGANSSVDLNSIPASVIERIEVLKDGASAVYGSDAVGGVVNVITRSDLEGVEFEYYQGVSGAGDGDVIDASLTAGLRSGRGSILFSAGYHNRKPVWTGDRDFSNADKAYDWEANDGTFATNGSSATPEGTIIDRLGAEGNAAWQSIVQRAGEDAGVYFNAPSGGWRPMNFGGNSDDGSGDLYNYQPANYLYTPQTRYSAFLSGNYLFNDYLTGFFEVSYTNRQSDQKLAPTPLFIFFEDDVSVSAENQYNEYGRDFLDVRRRFVEASNRNFLQDLDTYRIVLGMEHEFQGFSGDLAFSYGRTSGTNVNEGRFILSNVRRALGPDSECVAPCVPLDLLHGPGTITEDMLNYISYTGIARGYTTQRVLQYNLTGDLYDLPAGPLAVAVGASSRWEAGGSIPDPITATGNTTGNKEEATEGDYSVRAVYAETSIPVYQNDMGGLNISAAGRLFNYDTFGSDFTYEAGARLELPRGLAFRSTYSKAFRAPSIAEMFLGQSDSFPLVSDPCSVVDEAGNPRNLTSQQMRNCASAGVPSDYEDTRAQLRARVGGSTDLDPERANTMTAGLVYQPEFLDNLDIAVSYYTTKIEDEIGALGAGLILSNCYSQDSPSDCDKVQRDQNGVIRNIFSTATNIGETETNGLDIELNYIDDTPLGLLSARLESNYLFAYDVMLPVAGGFELVQGRGYYDLGVFPNWQHNANVGLKWGRASAGVNWQYIGSFQECEDDDCKGLYRDDVGTAPPVRDVDANHRFGIQGSYRFFTGAGGTVLTVGVNNVFDTPPSVIYNGFLGTSDASTYDYLGRYLYVRLSHFL
- a CDS encoding TonB-dependent receptor, giving the protein MAPTSTGILAQDADDPDSLQIEYVFEELTVTGSRIRGEAEGSTAPVVILAREEIRARGLASVGDVLQSLTVQSNATNTQANYSGDGATRISLRGLGAQRTLVLVNGRRFVPGGLGADGAVDLNSLPSTVIERIEVLKDGASAVYGSDAVGGVVNVITRSDLDGVEFEAYQGVSGAGDGAAIDLAFSAGIGRDRGNILFSAGYHDQRPVWTYERSFSEADKSYNWTKNDGSFTTSGSSATPEGHIIDRSGAAGNDAWKAVNTAAGDEAGDYFLDPSMGWRPFNYAGNSLDGTGDLYNYQPENYIFTPQKRYTTFLGGTHRLSDRLRPFFEVVYTNRQSEQKLAPTPLFTIEEGTPVSAGNRYNAFGRDFVDVRRRFVEAGNRIFNQDLSTFRIVLGVKSRLASFDSDVFYAFGRTSGTTVNRGRFIRSNLTRALGPDEECTGNCVPLDILHGAGTITPEMLAYIQYTGVARGYTQQKILQWNLTGDLAELTHGPLSVAAGVSSRWESGAYTPDPVTASGNTTGFRTEATEGDFSVRALYGESRLPVYRGNGIGFHLNAAGRAFHYDSFGAGLTYETGAGVELPRGLTLRATYSNAFRAPGIAEMFLGANDVFPLVSDPCSVVDEAGNPRELTSQQRRNCAAAGVPSGLRDTRAQLRAREGGSTELEPERAGMITAGMRYRPGFAPDLQLDLNYYRNRIEDEIGSLPAGVILSNCYSQDNPASCGQIVRDPATKLISHIVQTNTNVGETETAGLDLEAAYNGNTSWGILSARLEANLLFRYDQFIPAAGGTEVIKARGYYDVGVFPRWRHSAALDLKWRRASAGLTWEYTGGFVECEDNDCKGLYRADVVETPAYRDVESNSVLGLRGTYRLFTGAGGTVLTLGMNNVFNQPPAVVFNGLLGTSDFSTYDYMGRYLYLRVSHFL